Part of the Diceros bicornis minor isolate mBicDic1 chromosome 17, mDicBic1.mat.cur, whole genome shotgun sequence genome is shown below.
GAGGCATTGAAGGCTTGTTTTACTTGCTTGTTTCTCAAAGTGTAAATGAAGGGGTTCAACATAGGAGCGATGGAAGTAGTGAGGACTATTACAGCCTTATTAATAGCCACTGATTGTTTTGCTGAAGGTTTGACGTAGATGAAGATACAGCTGCCATAGGTGATAGAAACCACAATCATGTGAGAAGAACAGGTAGAAAAggcttttttcctttgctgagcagaagggaATCTTATAATAGTCTTGATTATGCATGTGTAGGAGAGAACTACACAAAGAAGGGTTGTGATGAAGGTCAGCACAGCACAGACTATAACCATCTGCTCAATGACCCACGTGTCTGAGCATGAAATCTTCAGGAAAGGAGATACATCACAGAGAAAGCTATCAATGACATTAgagtcacagaattccaaattttGGCTCAAGCTAAATGGTGGGAGTATGATTATCAAGCCAGCCATCCAACAGCAAACGATGAGTCTTCTACAGACTCTGCTGCTCATGAGAGTGGTGTAATGCaggggtttgcagatggccatgtAGCGGTCATAGGACATGGTGGCCAGGAGAAAAAATTCAATTACTCCAAAAAGATCAGCGAAAAATGCTTGAATGGCACAAGCACAGTAGGTAATAGTCTTGTCACCTGTTGATAGGTTATATAAGTATCTAGGAACACAAGCTGATGTGAATAAGATCTCCAAGCAGgaaaaattttgtaggaaaaaatacATTGGTGTTTTAAGGTGAGAATCCACTAATGTAAGTGAGACAATAGCCAGGTTCCCAGTTACACTCAATAAGTaggtaaaaaatagaaaaattagaagcAGACCTTGAAGTTGTGGATCATCTGTTAGTCCCAGGAGAAGGAATGTTGTTACTGAATGGTTTCTCATATATGACTTCTGATTTTTGTCCAATCTTCATGAAAAAATCAGTTATTTGATTAGAATATAGGGATGTCAAAGTTCAGTAGTGATAAACAGTGACAAGTAAAATCAAGCAGATAACTAGTTTGCAtgaaatttattctttaatttggTGATTAGTATGGTTAATATACTAGTGGACTTAGTTTGTAAATATCCTATCTGTAGTTTTTAGAGAGAAGTTTCTTACAGATCAACTTAACTGTGCCACAATCCAATAATTTATAGAATCTATATCTCCATTgcatttttccaaatttatttaaatattttgtctaTATTCTGGATTGGTTTTCTTGACAGTGCATTGTGATGCCATcaatattctcattttctttgacTCGCATGCATTCTTCTCTATTTTGAGGCTGAAATCTTAAAGTTCACCAGCAGTTTCCTACCTTTGCTTGTAGCTTGGTCCTTGATAAAACACAATAGCATAACACGTAATGTGGACTTTCTATAGAGGCTCTTCAAAATGCATTAGTCAGTTGTAACTTTACGTTCAACCCCAATAACAAAATAACGTTTCTGTCACATTGTGTATAATGCATATATTCACTTTGGGGAGTGTATGCATCAAGTCCTctgatttcaaataaaatttatgtgTGATAATCTTTCTATCTGTATATCTAGTAGAGATCTCTTTTCTGAAATTCTGTTATATACAGCCACACATACCTCACATTGAACCCATGCAAAGTTTATTTCATGGGCTAACTATCCCTATCTTCTTCTTCTCATGTGTTTCCTCTAATAAAGCTAATTGGTTACAGTAATTGAACTCATAATATATACCAAATGTTGTATAATAATTTTATAGGAAGCAGCTGTTTGGATAAATTGCATCTCCAATCCTTTCTCCCTTTTCTACTCTacctttctttaacatttcttgaactCACCTTGAGGACACtgatttctctttgattttcagcCAAAGCATTATTTCTTTTGGAAAGACTTTTGAAACCTGGTAGCTATGTTGAGTCCCCCAAGCCACATTTACGCACCATTGCCATACAATACTTATTTCTATCATGGCAGTTGTCCTGACAATATAAGTCTGTTGAGGTTaggaattgttttttattttaatgggatAATCAAGAAAACTAACACAACCCAAGGATGTAGTCAATGCCTAACAATGATTATTGTTTGAATGCCAACATCGGTATTTTTCTCCAGACACATACAAAGGTTTCTTCTTTCCTATATGCAGCTCATAATATTGTTCTATCActgaattaactttttaaaaattgtctatgCCCATGGATCtcatattttgtgttttatttattgtgttttttatttttacattgaaGTGGAGGGTTGGCTGCTGAATTAAGTCGCACCACAAAGCTGCTACATTATCTGATAATATTCATTACCAAAGAGATAACTGGCTTTGCTTCCTGTCTTATCTGCTGTGTAAATGAGTATTTGAATCTCCATTTTGCTTCCTTGAGATATCTGTTAgtaagataataaaataataggtCAACTCTGCAATACTAAGTTTGAGTCAATAGCTCCTTTACAGTCTTTTTTGTCTGTTATCataaagtaattagaatagtAATCAATTAAATACTTTCAATGTCTTTAGAGCTTTCTATTTTTCCTCCATCagtgaatgaaaatgaatttaCATGAGAGAATCCAATTACATAGTTATAAGAATGGATTCAATGCATTgattaaaatattctttccttACCAGCCTGGGTACAGGGTCAACTCCAACCATCTGTCCAGTTCTCACATTTACGCCATTATCTCAGGGAAATGTTGTTAACCAGGCTCTTGGTTTTCTTGCAAGCTGGAACTCTGAAAGGTAATAGAGTCACATAGGGAACCACCTCAATGGATCATTTTAAGATATAGTGGAGACCCACCTCAGGAACCCACCTACCTCCTTTGAATCCCTTTCTCTTCAGCTCACGACAACAAATGCTTCACTATGGTATTAAACTCAACCTTactcactttggaaaatattagAGGCTCCAGGAACATAATTATTTTGCTTCAATTACAAATAGTATTATTTCATGAAAAAGCCACCAATCCTACATAGCAAGTCAAGTTTTGGCAAAATAATTGACTTTGAAATGTGACTAACTGAtaatctttttactttatttttcaaatattttacatttatgatGCTTGTAGGGATCTCTAATAAAATGATATCATCTAAAGTCCTCTTTAGTTTGAAGGCGTAGCACTTGATGCTGCTGAATGACAATAAATAGTATGACATTTTGATGACCTCTCTTAATTACTACTATTAATGACTATACTGTATCCAATGATAGTGCtcttgtgtttttaaaagttactCATTGTCTGTTCACTGTGAGACCAAAAAAATTGTTAAGGACACACAATTGAAGATGAATGTGCAGTTGAGGCTTGTATGAGAACTCATAGTCAGTCTTGCTGAGCACATTCACATGCAACCCAGGGAATTCATAGTGTTTCCTATCTGCAATATAGTGCAAAATCATAGCCTCAATGGATTTTCTGTCATTACGTGTCTAGGCAAGATTTTCTTCATTATTCTCCAATATTCTTCATTATTGGAATGAACAAGTTTTCAAAGTGAGTAATGTTAGGAACAATCTCTTTGGGAGGAAatctaatatttaaaattctcttGGCGGAGAGATTATTATACTCCAATACAACATTTGTAATTGTAATTAAGTTGAAAGCTCTGAGAGTCTTTTACAACATAGGTTCAAAAGTCACTCATGGAACTTCTGTGTATtgcaatgtaaaaaagaaaatccctAACAATAATCAGTAGTCACAGTGTCCTCAGAGAGGAGAATAAGCATCAATAACATCTGACACAGGCAGCcagaacaaaattttaaagtaccaatctatcttattattatttattttcatacatTCTAAGGCAGTTGGAAATTGTAAGACCTCCCATTTGTTCCTCATCTGTTTTTATTATACCGATAATTTATAAACTAGAAAAATTGTGTCTGATATGTAAAAAggggaaaagaatgtaaaatatcataACAGAGAGAGCAAATATTTTGGAACATATGCTTTTAGATTTTCCTCCtgcaaatatatctatatattgtaaataacacagaaatataaatattaaatacaaaACTTGTACCATTGAATATATAATTTATCATATGCTATTTACCTTAAAATAGCTCATGAATCGATTTGCACAATCTATTTGATACCTTAGTCTTAACACCCAAACCAAGGAACAGAAACCTGGGTTCTTCGCCCTGTCTTAGGCAAATATCTTATCTTCCTCTAACTGTTGCCATTTATACCTCTTCAATTCATCTTTCAGTTACATATTAATATGAGCTTAAGGACTTTGTCTTCTGAGTTTGGGCCAATAGCTCTTCCATAATTCTTTCCCAGCAATTACTAATTAACTACATTAAAATCTCAAATGTTTTTAATCTTGAATCAGTGTCCGTAAGATTTGAGATTAGTTTATATcaatgaatagaaaaatcattttcCCTGGAGGCTCTGATTAGATTGTAATAtgaatagtttttctttctttctttaaaatatttccttcctttagAATTTGGAGCAGGGTCAGCTACTAGATGTGTTTAGTCCCCAGTAAAACCCCAGAGTATACAGCCACCATCATAAAGAAAGAAGATTGTTCTGGGGCTTCCTGGGGAGTTATGACATTCTGAAGGATTGTAGGCACACATTGGCAATAACTAAGTAGATCAAATTAAGATTCACTGAAGGATTATCTCTACAGCCCACCCAACCTCCTGTCAATCCATTTTCCTTGGCTTACAAGCACTCAGTGCAGTGTGTACAACCACAGTCCTGGCCACACCAAGCAGAATCCCTTGTTCTAAAATATCCATCGTTTCTTTCAATCCTTGGTGCTCTCCTCTTGTGCAAAACACTAAGAGACAAATTTTGAGGAAATTATTGAAAAGGAACTGTAATTGACACTTCTGTTTTCTCTAcatgtctttcaaagaatttttttgaattttaagagtGCAGAGGCCATCATTATATCATTAACTTGTAGTTAATGAGTCATGTTTAGAGGTAATTTTTCATATGGACATTCATTGCTTTCACTTGGAAGTGGAGGGTGAGTTCACGTCACATAAATGTCAGGTAACAATCCAGGTAACACTCATACACTGTCTTGGCTAAGCTATATATTCAAAGGCCATACTTTCTACAGAAAATAGaactataatataaaattaattctttttacaatttttcaaATAGCTATATACCTCATGGATTTTGATAAATGTAAGTCAAATTTGTTTCTCTAAAGAAATCCTGATCTACTCTCTCAAAAAGTGAAATCACAAATGTCGTACTTACTCTTCTGAGAGTCAATAATTGCTTCCACTGGAAATTTAAGAATAACTTCCCTGCAGAGTACTGGGAAGAGTGGCCCTTGTTAGCAGAGGCTTGTGTTTGGACTCGTGACCATTGTCGCTCATGGACCAGCTCTCCCATAGAGGCACTCTGGAATGCCTCTGAGCTCCAGGATTGTCATCTCCAACACATTACCCAATTTTACTCTTCAAGGACTTCATCCCATTTTAAAACTCTAAGGTTGAaagtaatataatattcaaagGTTTTTTGAGGTATCTGGAGCTCTCTGATTTTAAAAGGGTTGATATTCTGATTCTTATGGATAGAGGGAGAAGTTTTTACATTAACGAGATTAACAGCTGTTTTATTTGCCAAAGCTGAAacgaaatgaataaacaaaagggaCCTCGGTGACCCAATTTAAAAGAAG
Proteins encoded:
- the LOC131415971 gene encoding olfactory receptor 6C2-like, which produces MRNHSVTTFLLLGLTDDPQLQGLLLIFLFFTYLLSVTGNLAIVSLTLVDSHLKTPMYFFLQNFSCLEILFTSACVPRYLYNLSTGDKTITYCACAIQAFFADLFGVIEFFLLATMSYDRYMAICKPLHYTTLMSSRVCRRLIVCCWMAGLIIILPPFSLSQNLEFCDSNVIDSFLCDVSPFLKISCSDTWVIEQMVIVCAVLTFITTLLCVVLSYTCIIKTIIRFPSAQQRKKAFSTCSSHMIVVSITYGSCIFIYVKPSAKQSVAINKAVIVLTTSIAPMLNPFIYTLRNKQVKQAFNASIKRIILSLKR